The genome window CCGCACTACCGACGTTACCGGTTCGATTCAGCTTGGCGAAGGTGTTGAGATGATCATGCCGGGAGACAATGCATCGTTGGAAGTTGAATTGATAGCGCCGATTGCGATGGAGAAAGAGCTCCGCTTTGCGATCCGTGAAGGTGGGCGGACGGTTGGCGCCGGTGTTGTAACAGATATTATTGAATAAGGAGTTTGACGTGCCAGGAGAACGCATTAGGATCCGCTTAAAGTCGTTTGATCATAATATACTCGATAAATCCGCAATCGATATAGTTCGTACTGCAAAGGGTACAGGAGCGCAGATTTCGGGGCCGGTACCGCTTCCTACAGAGAAGACGATCTATACTGTATTGCGTTCACCGCATGTTAATAAGAAATCACGCGAGCAGTTTGAAACTCGTGTTCACAAACGATTGATTGACATACTCGAATCTACTCCCCAAACGGTCGATTCGCTGATGCGGCTCGATCTTCCGGCCGGAGTTGATGTCGAAATTAAAGTATAACGCTCAGATAAAAAAGGTAAAGCAGGCACTATATTATGCAAGGATTAATCGGAAAAAAAGTGGGAATGACCAGGCTGCTCGATAAAGAGAGTGGGCATGCTATTCCTGTCACGGTTATTAAAACTGCGACCAATATCGTACATCAGATAAAGACCGAAAAAAATGATGGTTATACTGCCGCTCAGCTGGGTTTTGATAGCTGTCCTGAAAAGAAGGTAAAAAAAGCTTTGCAGGGACATTTCAAAAAACACGGTAGTGCTGCGACACGGGTTATCAAAGAATTTGTCATGGATGAAAGTGATGCTGAGTTGAAACCCGGTCAGACCATTGGTATCGAAGTATTTGAAAATATCAAGTATGTTGATGTTACCGGTACTTCAAAAGGACGTGGCTTTACCGGAACAATCAAACGCCATAACTTTCAGCGCGGCCGTGAAACGCATGGTAATACCAATCACCGTGAACGTGGTTCGCTTGGCGCCGGCACTTATCCTGCAAGGGTTTTTCCCGGTGTAAAGATGGCGGGGCAGTACGGCTCAGAAAAGACCACTATCAAGGGGCTGGAGCTTGTTGGTACGGATAAAGAAAACGGTCTTCTGTATATAAAAGGAGCAATCCCGGGTGCGAACAAAGGGGTTGTAGTGATCAGAAAAAACAATTCGAAGAAATAAAAATTGCAACGAGGTTTACAGAACATGAAAGCCAAAGTTTTTACCGGTGATGGAAAAGAAAAGGGTGCAATTGATTTGCCGGAGTCTGTTTTTAATGCTCCCATCAACGAAACTCTTCTTCATCAGGTAATCACCTCTTATCAGGCAAATGAGCGCCAGGGGACGGCAAAGGCCAAGACCCGTGCCGATGTCAGTGGCGGTGGTGCAAAGCCCTGGCGGCAAAAGGGCACCGGACGGGCCCGGGCCGGATCGAATGCCTCGCCGATATGGGTCAGAGGGGGCAAAGCCTTCGGTCCACAACCCAGAGATTATTACGGCACCATTCCGAAAAGAATGAGAAAAATTGCTCTGAAATCGGCACTGAGTTCACGAGCGAAGGAAGAAAAAGTCTTTGTTATCGATTCCATCGAATGTAATGAGCCGAAAACGAAAATTATGGAGCGACTTATCAAAGCGCTTGCCCTGAACGGCAAAAAAAATCTCGTGGTTACGGCAAAGGATAACAAATATATTTACCTGGCGAGCCGGAATATCCCGTGGCTTGAAGTAAAGCCATTGGCCGAGATTAATGCGCTTGATGTCATTAAGAGTGAAAATATAATCTTCGGCTCTGAGCAGCTTGTGACAGAGTTGGAAGGAGCGGTTAAATCGTGAGCAAATATCACAAAATAATCCAGAGCCCCTCGATTACCGAAAAAAATACGAATCTGCGTACCGTGCAGAATAAGTATGTGTTTGAGGTCGACAAGGGAGCGTCAAAAGCGGAAATCAAAGAGGCTGTCGAAAAGATCTTTGAAGTTAAGGTTGAAAAAGTAAATACCATGATTGTCAAAGGCAAAAAGAAACGGATGGGACGGTTTTCAGGATATCGTTCTGATTGGAAAAAAGCACTGGTAAAACTGGCTGATGGGGAAACGATTCAGCAGTTTGGTGAAGTATAAGTGAATAGAATTACTTTAGAATAAATCAGCGGAGAATGCATGGGTATCAAATCATATCGTCCGACTACTCCGACCTTACGGTATAAAACGTCAAGCGATTTCAGCATGGTGACGACGGATGAGCCGTATAAGCCATTGCTTGTCGCCAAGAAGCGGGGGAGCGGGCGCAACAATACCGGACGGATAATGGTTCGTCATCGGGGTGGCGGCACCAGGCCACATTATCGGATTGTCGATTTTAAAAGAAACAAATTTGGTGTTCCCGGGATCGTAGAAACAATCGAATACGATCCGAACCGTACTGCCTACATTGCTTTGATCAAGTATGTTGACGGCGAACGGCGGTATGTTCTTGCCACGGCCAATATGAAAGTCGGCATGAATATCATGTCGGGTGAAGATTGTGAAATTGCTGAGGGGAATCATATGCCGATCGGCAAAATTCCTGTGGGCACCATGGTTCACAATATCGAGCTTCGCAAGGGAAAGGGAGGCCAGATCGCCCGCAGTGCCGGGGCCTATGCCGAAATTTTTGCCAAAGAAGAGAATATGGTTCAAATCAAATTCCCTTCAAGTGAAATACGGAATGTTCATGAAAACTGCATGGCCACGATCGGTCAAGTAAGTAATGCCGAATACAGCAACATCGTTATCGGTTCTGCCGGACGGACCCGTCATAAGGGATGGCGGCCGAGGGTGCGCGGTGTTGCAATGAACCCCGTCGATCATCCAATGGGTGGTGGCGAAGGAAAAGCTTCCGGCGGTGGTCATCCCGTATCACCCTGGGGACAGAAAGCCAAGGGACTCAAAACTCGAAAAGCGAAAAAAAGTTCAGATAAATTTATTGTCAGAAGAAGAAGAAAGAAAAAAAGCTGAAGGAATTAATATATGGCGCGTTCTATTAAAAAAGGCCCGTTTGTTGATGACTTTTTAACCAAAAAAGTCGATCAGATGAATAGCTCCGGTCAGAAAAAAGTCATTAAGACATGGTCTCGTCGCTCGACTATTCTTCCCGAATTTGTAGGGCATACCTTTGCTATTCATAATGGAAACAAGTTTATCCCGGTTTATGTTTCTGAGAATATGGTTGGACATAAACTGGGAGAATTTGCACCCTCTCGTCAGTTTCGTGGTCATAGTGGTCATTTAAAATCCGATAAATCGGCTAAACATTAATTCAACGGAGAGTAAGTGTGGAAGCACAGGCTACATTGAAATACGCAAGAACTTCACCCCGAAAAGCACAGCTTGTTGCCGATGCTATCAAGGGTAAAATGGTGGGTGAAGCACTCAGCATGCTCGACTTAAGCATTAAAAAGAGTGTTGCTCACGATATGGCAAAGGTGGTCAAGGCTGCGGTTGCCAACATGCAGAGCAAGAATACTGAAACAAATATCGATGTCGACGATCTGCGGATCGGTGACGTGCAGGTCGGTCAAGGGCCGAGCATGCGCCGGTTTCGTGCCAGGGCACAGGGGCGAGTCGGTCAGATTATCAAGCGAATGTGCCATATCACCGTCAAGGTAATGAACTAAGGAGGATCAGTTTGGGTCAGAAAACACATCCTGTCGGCATTCGGTTGGGAATTAATAAATCCTGGAATTCCAATTGGTATGCCAAAGAACATTTTGCAGATTATCTCTATGAAGATGTTCTTATTCGTCGCTATTTGCAGAAACGGTTGGAAAATGGTGGCATAGCGATGCTTAAAATCGAACGTACAACAAAAAAGATTATTGTTAATATAAATACATCGCGGCCGGGTATTATTATCGGAAAAAAGGGCGAACAGGTAGAACGTCTCAAAGGAGAATTGCAGCATCTGACGCAAAAAGAAATCCAGGTGAATATCAAGGAAGTGAAAAAGCCTGAAATGGATGCACAGCTTGTTGCCGACAATATAGCTCGTCAGGTAGAGAAACGAATATCATACAAAAAGGCAATAAAAAAAGCGATATCCACAGCCATGCGGATGGGCGCTGAAGGTATTAAAGTTACTGTCGCAGGACGTCTGAATGGCGCTGAAATCGCCCGTGTGGAAACTTTCAAGGAAGGGAGAATTCCCCTGCACACACTTCGTGCGGATATCGATTATGCGACCAGGGTCTCACATACGACCTATGGATGCATCGGTTTGAAAGTATGGATATGTAAAGGTGAAGTTATCCGTCGCAGCGAAAAGCTTGCTGCAAAGAACAGAGAAGAAGCTCCGGTCGCTTAATATCGGAAAGGAATTCAGATTATGTTGGCGCCAAAAAAGGTGGGTTGGAGAAAACAGCAGCGTGGTCGAATGAAAAGAGCCGCCACCCGGACCAATACGTTATCGTTCGGGGAATACGGCATGCAGGCGCTTCAGCCGGCATGGATTGACAGCAGGCAAATTGAAGCGGCTCGTGTGGCAATGACCCGTTTTATTAAGCGAGGTGGAAAAATCTGGATCAGAATTTTTCCGGATAAGCCTTATACAAAACATCCTGCCGAATCACGGATGGGAAAAGGAAAAGGTGCTCCCGAAGGATGGGTTGCCGTTGTCAGGCCCGGTACCATTATGTTCGAAATGGCCGGAGTAAAATCCGATCTTGCGCGGGAAGCAATGCGTCTTGCAGGACACAAATTGCCCTTGAAAACAAAATTCGTCGAACTTGAAAAGATAGGCTGAGAACTATGATGAAGGCCAAAGAAATACGAGAATTATCGCCGGTTGAGATCGAAACAAAAATAGAGGGTCTGGAAGAAGAATTGTTTAATTTGAGATTCCAGGCTAAATTAGGACAATTGAGTAATCCGGTTAGAATGCGTCACGTTCGTCGTGAAATAGCCTGTGCAAAAACTATTTTGAACGAACAGAAACAGGCTCAAGCAAAATCATAATAACACTTTGATAACAGGAACAGTGCATGGCTGAAAGAAACAGTAGAAAAATCAGAATAGGAACTGTTGTAAGCAACAAGATGGATAAAACCATTATTGTCAATGTGCAGCGGCAGCTTGTTCATCCGAAATATGGAAGAACCGTTCGGTTGAGCAAAAAATACGTTGCCCAGGACACGGACAATCAATGCACCATCGGTGATAAGGTAAGAATTATCGAAACCCGTCCCTTGTCCAAGACAAAGCGGTGGCGGCTGGGTGAAGTGCTTGAGAAGGCAAAATAGACAATATACTACTATATAAAACGGATACAACTATCAGGAAAGAACGGTAATGATCCAAGTTCAGACAAATTTGACTGTTGCAGATAATTCCGGAGCTAAAAAAGCCCAGTGCATACGAATACTCGGCGGTACCCGTCGACGGTACGCACGAGTGGGTGATGTCGTTGTGGTGGCGGTAAAAGATGCCATACCTAATTCGCAGGTTAAGAAGGGCTCAGTCGCCAAGGCGGTCGTTGTCAGGACATCAAAGGAATATGGACGGAAAGACGGCACCTATGTGCGGTTCAGCGACAACGCTGCTGTCATTATCAATGATGCCGGAGAGCCGCGCGGTACCCGTATTTTCGGACCGGTAGCCAGGGAACTCCGGGAAAAAAAGTTTATGCGAATTGTTTCACTTGCACCAGAAGTTTTATAAGCGAGGAGTGACCAATGCCTTGTCGACTAAGAAAAAATGACATGGTTCAGATTATAAGCGGAGAATATAGAGGACAAACCGGGAGAATTATTAAAATCGATCCCAAAAAGAAGACTGCGCTTGTTGAAGGTAAAAATATTGTTAAGCGTCATACCAAGCCGAATCCAAAAAATCAACAGGGCGGTATCCTTGAAAAAGAAGCGCCGATTCATTTGTCAAACCTCATGCTTATGTGTTCCAAAACCGGAAAACCGACCAGAGTCGGCGTTCAGGTTTTAGAAAACGGCAAACGGGTTCGCTTTTCCAAAAAAGCTAAGGAGATGGTAGATTGAGCGACAAAAAAACAACACCGCGATTAGAGACAAAATACAAAGAGGAAGTCGTTCCTGCTCTCAAGGAACGGTTGAATATCAAGAATGTCATGAAGGTTCCGAGAATTCAGAAAATTGTTGTTAATATTGGCGCAGGAAGAGCAACGTCGGAACCAAAGCTTCTCGATGAAGCGGTAATGACAATTCGGGATGTTACCGGCCAGAAACCGGTGATTACTCGTGCTAAAAATGCTATTTCCAATTTTAAACTCCGGAAGGGAAATTCTATTGGCGCCAAAGTCACCCTTCGGCGGGATATGATGTACGAGTTTTTCGACCGTCTGGTATCAATCGCCATTCCACGAATGAGAGATTTCAGAGGACTTTCACGACGTTCCTTTGATGGTAACGGCAATTATAATCTTGGCGTAAAAGAGCAGATTATTTTTCTTGAAATCGATCGTGATAAAATAAGCCGGATTTCAGGTATGGATATTACAATCTGCACTTCCGGCAGCACTGATGAGGAGGGGTTGGCCCTTCTCGAAGAAATGGGAATGCCCTTTAGAAAATAACCGCAGGAGCTGAATGTGGCAAAAAAAGCATTGATGGAAAAACAGAGAAAAAAACCGAAATTCGGAGTACGGGCATATAACCGGTGCAGGCGATGTGGCCGGTCGAGAGCGTACTTGCGCAGGTTCGGAATATGTAGAATTTGTTTCCGGGAAATGGCCCTAAACGGTATTATTCCCGGTGTGGTGAAATCAAGCTGGTAATCCAAGCATGTGTAAGGGAGAAAAAACAGAATGTTGACCGATCAGATTGCAGATATGTTTTGCAGGGTTAGGAATGCAATCCAGGCTCAGAAACGAACCGTTTCTGTTCCCGGCTCAAACGTAAAAAGAGAAATCACCCGGATTCTTTATGAAAACTTTTTTATAAGCAAATATGCCTATGTTGATGACGGCAGGCAGGGAGAAATAAAAATCCTGTTGAAATACGACGACAACATGGATTGTGCGATTCAGGGAATCAAAAGAGTGAGCACTCCCGGACGAAGGAAGTATTCTTCATCAAAAGAACTTCCAAAGGTGCTCAATGGTATGGGAATCGCGATCGTATCGACATCGAGCGGTTTAATGACCGACAGAGAATGCAAAAAAAAGAATGTTGGTGGTGAAGTTCTCGGTGTTGTTTGGTAAAAAAAGTAGTAAGTGGGAATAATAAGAAGCCATATTCAGGAGAATAATTTTGTCTCGTTTAGGAAAGCTACCGGTAGTTATCCCCGATGGGGTTGAGGTAAAAAAAGAGGGACGCTCTGTTGTTGTAAAGGGGCCCAAAAGCAGGCTCACACAGAATGTTTCCGAGAAAATCAATGTTGAAATCAAAGACAAGGAGGTCATTCTTTCGCCTGTCAGTGAAGATGGCGAATTGAAAGCCGAATGGGGATTGTATCGCGTGTTAATCAACAATATGGTCACCGGTGTCTCAACAGGATTTCAGCGGGTACTCGAAATTATCGGTGTGGGATATAAAGCCGAATTAAAGGGAAATGATCTGAATATATCGGTCGGTTATTCGAAACCGGTTCTTTTCAAGGCCGTTGAAGGGGTTACGTATAAAACCGAGGGGCCGACTAAGATTATCATTGAAGGTGCCGATAAGCAGAAAGTTGGACAGGTTGCCGCCAATATCCGGGCAATCAGACCACCGGAACCATATAAGGGGAAAGGCATTCGTTATCAAAACGAATATGTACGAAGAAAAGCCGGAAAGAGTGCTGCAAAATAACCATTATCAATAAAGAGTAGCGATTATGAACAGAGCCAAAGCCAGAATTATTGAGCGCAAAAAGCGTGCATTTCGCATTCGTAAAAAAGTGTATGGTACTTCCGATCGCCCGCGGCTGAGTATCCGCCGGAGTCTTAATCATATTTATGCTCAGATTGTTGATGACTCCAGACAAGAGTCTTTACTTCAGGTGGGGAGTTCGACGAAAGATATTGTTGAAAAATTCGAACAATTAAAAAGTAAGTCAAAGATCGATGTATCCCGCCTTGTGGGGGAACTTGTTGCTGAAAAGGCCAAGGAAAAGGGTATACAGCGTGTCGTATTTGACCGGAAGGGTTACCGGTATCACGGTCGGGTGCGCGCTCTGGCTGAGGGAGCTCGTTCTGGCGGGCTCGAGTTTTAATAAGAGCATATTGCGAAAGGAATTTACATCTTGGCAAAAGAAGAATCATTAGGACAGTTTCAGGAACAGCCGGAATTGAGTGAACGCCTCATTTCGGTAAACCGGGTTGCGAAAGTTGTCAAAGGCGGCCGTCGGTTCGGTTTTAACGCCCTGGTTGCCGTTGGTGACAGCAAGGGGAAAGTGGGCATTGCTTTAGGAAAGGCAAATGATGTAACCGAGGCGATTAGAAAAGCTGTTGAGAACGCAAAGAAGCGGCTCGTCACGGTTAACCTTGTTGATGGGACAATTCCCCACGAGGTATTAGGTCACTTTGGGGCCGGGAAGGTTTTACTGAAACCTGCGGCGCCTGGAACCGGTGTTATCGCCGGTGGACCTGCCCGTGCCGTACTGGAATTGGCTGGCGTTCATAATATTCTGACAAAATGTATAGGTACCACTAATTCCCATAATGTAGCAAAGGCTACCATGGAAGGTCTCACGCGGTTGAGAACATGGAATGATGTTAAAAAGCTGCGCCAGATGCCGGTGGTCGAAAAAACTGAAGAAAAAGCTCCCGAACAAAGTGCCGAAAAAGTTGCCGAAAAAGAGGAATAAATATGGCAAAGAAATTAAAAATCACTCAGGTTAAAAGTGCTATCGGAAGATTCAAAAATCAGAAGCTGACGATCAAGGCCCTTGGGATAAGAAAAAGGGGACGGTCGGTTATTCATACCGATTCTCCGAGTATCAGGGGAATGATCAGAACAGTGCAGCATTTAGTTGATATTACGGAAGTTGAAGGAGAGTAATGTGCTTGGTCTTAATAATTTAACTATATCGAAAAAGGCTCGAAAGCCCGCCAATCGTGTCGGACGCGGACAGGGAAGTGGTAATGGGACAACCTGCGGTTATGGAAATAACGGTGCAAAGGCACGGAGTGGAAGAAAGCATAAGCTCTACTACGAAGGTGGTCAGACACCTCTGTCACGCCGTATTCCGAAGAAGGGCTTTAAGCACGAGAGAAACGTGATTTACCAGATAGTAAATCTTCAGGCTATAGAAAAAATAGAATCTTCAGATAAGGAAATCGATACGGAATGGCTCTTTAGCAACGGATTGGTTCGTTCAAAAGAGCTTCCGGTGAAAATACTGGGACAGGGCGAGATATCAAAAAGCCTGGTGGTCAAGGCTCATTCCTTTTCGGATTCTGCAAAAGAAAAAATTGAAAAGGCTAAAGGGAAAGTTGAGGTTTTGACCATTGCTTGAGACGTTCTTGAATATATTTCGTGTTCCCGAACTGCGTAAACGTATAGGATTCACCGTTTTCATGATATTTATTTATCGTGTAGGGGGTCATATTCCGACACCGGGAATCAATCCGCAGGTTCTGGGCGATTTTCTCGCTAATGCCCAGAATACACTTTTTGGACTTTACGATATGTTTGTCGGCGGTTCATTCAGCCGGGCAACTATCTTTGCATTGGGAATCATGCCCTATATCAGTGCATCAATTATTATGCAGCTTCTTGGTACGGTATTCCCATATATAAATAAATTACAGCGTGAAGGTGCGGAGGGACGGAAAAAAATCACACAATTTACCCGTTACCTGACCTTAGCCCTTTCATTTTTTCAGGCCATTGCGATCAGTATTTGGCTGCAGAATATCACGTCACCTATAACCGGGCAGACAGCGGTACTTCCCCAGCTTCTGGGAATAAAATTTACCCTTCTGACTGCAGTGAGTCTTACCACCGGTACCATATTCATTATGTGGCTTGGTGAACAGATAACCAATCGGGGAATAGGGAACGGAATATCGTTAATCATATTTATTGGTATTGTTGCTCGCCTTCCCGATGCTATATTTGGCGAAATCCAGCAGATTCAGGCTGGAACCCGTCATCCGTTTTCAGCGCTTCTGGTTCTGGCAATCGTATTGATTATGACTGCCTTTATTATCATGATGTATCAGGCTACTCGTCGTATTCCCATTCAAACACCGAAACGGGTGGTAGGCAACAAAATGTATGCCGGTCAGAACACGGTTCTTCCGCTGCGCCTTCTGATGGCCGGTGTCATTCCCATGATATTTGCGTCATCGTTGATGTTTTTTCCCAGCGTTTTGAGTTATTTCTTTCCAAAATCGGAGCTGGTAGAAAATTTTGTCGGTCTTTTCGCTCCCGGTCGTCCGGTTTATTCCATTCTCTATGCACTGATGATTATCTTTTTTACCTATTTTTATACTGCAATTATTTTTAACCCGGTTGATATTGCCGAGAATCTCAAACGAAGTGGGGGATTTATTCCCGGTATCAGACCCGGCAAAAAAACCGCCGAATTTCTCGACAGAGTACTTACCCGTATTACACTGCCGGCATCGATATTTCTGGCTTTTATTGCAATCGTTCCCTTTTTGTTCATGGGAACATTAAAAATATCGTTCTTTTTCGGCGGCACCAGTGTGCTTATCGTTGTGGGTGTAGCACTCGATACACTGCAGCAGCTTGAATCACACTTGCAGACCCGCAACTACGAAGGATTCATGAAGAAGGGGCGGCTACGGGGAAGGCGTTAATAGCATCCCGAGTGACATGTAAAGGAGTTTGATTGTGAAAGTAAAGGCATCGGTAAAAAAAATGTGTAAGGAATGTAAAATCATAAAGCGCAGAGGCGTTATCAGAGTTATTTGTTCAAAGAGTCCCAAGCACAAACAGCGGCAGGGCTAAGGCCGGGATTACTTCTTTGAGAGGAGGCATGAGTTTTGGCACGTATTGCAGGAGTTGACGTTCCGAATAACAAGCGAAGCGAAATCGCTTTGACGTACATATACGGTATCGGGCATATATCGTCGGTAAAAATCCTTGAGAAAGCCGGAATTGATAAAAATATCAAAATCAAAGAGCTTTCGGAGGAACAGCTTGATCATATCCGAAGGATTATCGACGCAGAATTTGAGGTTGAAGGTAATTTGCGGACACAAAACCGCATGAACATCAAGCGTTTGATGGATATCGGTTGTTACCGCGGACTCCGTCACCGGAGAAGTATGCCGGTGCGAGGTCAGCGGACTCGGACAAATGCCCGTTCAAGGAAGGGTCCGAAGAAGACGATCGCCGGTAAGAGAAAAGCACCGGGCAAATGATAATTATTCAAAAAGGACAGGATTGAATGAATAAACCCAAAAAGACAAAGAAGAAGGCTGATTCGGAAGGTGTTGCTCACGTTCGGGCGACTTTCAACAATACGATAGTCAACATTACCGATACGCGGGGCAATGTTATATGCTGGGGAACACCGGGAAAGGCCGGGTTTAAAGGTTCCCGTAAGAGCACTCCCTTCGCAGCCGGAATAGCAGCTGATTCTGTGGGTAAAACAGCATATGATGCCGGTGTTCGGCGGATTGAAGTCCATATCCGTGGCGCCGGGAACGGTAGGGAAGGTGCTATTCGTGCGCTGGCATCTGCCGGTCTGAAAATTACGGCAATTAAAGATTTTACTGCAATTCCACATAACGGGTGTCGACCACCTAAAAGGAGAAGGATATAAGTATATGGCAGTTTATCATGGTCCGCGATGCAGGCAGTGCCGCAGAGAGGGGCAGAAGCTCATGCTTAAGGGCGAGCGCTGCAAAACAGAAAAATGTGCCTTTGAGCGACGGCCTTTTCCTCCGGGCATGCGGACAAAAAAGAGGAGAAGAACTTCCTCCGAGTATGACCAACAGCTTCGGGAAAAGCAGAAAATTCGCCGCATGTACGGCGTTTTAGAAAAACAGTTTCGTCTCTATTTTAAACATGCCGCCCGGAGAGAGGGCGTTACCGGAGAAAATCTTCTCAGAATACTTGAGATGAGACTCGATAATGTAGTATACCGAATGGGATTTTCACCATCGCGGTCGAGCGCTCGACAGCTCGTATTACACAATCATTTCCTCGTCAACAACAAAAAAGTTAATATACCTTCATGTCAACTCAAGGAAGGTGATGTTGTGCTGGCACAGGAAAAAAGCAAAAGCCTCGACACCATTCACAATGCTCTGCGTATTACAAAGGATATTCCCGAGTGGGTGTCGATCGATAAAGTTAAATTAAGCGGGACTGTTCTCAGAGAGCCTGATCGCAGTCATATGCCTGCAGATGTGCAGGAACAATTAGTTGTTGAACTTTACTCCAAATAGTGAGAGGAGTGACGGTATACATGAAGTGGAAAAGCTTACTCATGCCAAAAGGCATTCAGATCGAAAACCCGGACAAGATCCCGAATTTCGGCAGAGTAATTGTAGAGCCTCTGGAGCGTGGTTGGGGCCACACGATCGGAAATTCACTCAGACGAATTCTGCTGTCCTCGCTGCAGGGCGCAGCTGTTGCTTCGGTGCGTATTGATAGTGTCGTTCATGAATACTCGACCGTTGAAGGTGTTCGTGAAGACATTACCGATATAATTCTCAATATAAAGCAATTACGGTTGAAGCTTCTTTCTGATGAAGACGCCATATTGAGACTCGATGTCAGTGGTGAAGGAGAAGTCAAAGCTGGCGATATCGAGCAGAATCCCGATGTTCAGATTCTCAATCCCGATCTACATATTGCGACAATTAACAGTGATGCAAAACTCAAAATAGAGATGCGTGTCTCCGACGGGAGAGGGTATGTCCCGGCAGAGCAGAATAAGCGTGAAGACGATTCCATCGGTACGATTCCTATCGATGCAATGTTCTCACCGGTCGTTCGGGTAAATTATGTTATCGAAAACACCCGTGTTGGTCAGCGTACCGATCTCGACAAAATCATTATGGAAATCTGGACCGACGGCAGTCTCTCGGTTGAAGATTCTATGGGATATGCTGCAAAGCTGCTCTATGATCATCTGGAAATTTTCATTAACTTTGAGGGTGAACTGGAACCGCTTTCAGAGAGCCCTGCCGATGAAAAAACAGACCGACTTCGCCAGTTGCTCAAGATGCGGGTGGATGAACTTGAGCTTTCTGTACGCTCGAACAACTGTCTTAAGGCAGCGAATATCCATACTCTTGCCGACCTGGTTCGTAACCAGGAGTCGGATATGTTGAAATACAAGAATTTCGGAAGAAAATCGCTGATCGAACTGAACCAGGTGTTGTCAAATCTCGGCCTTTCATTCGGTCTTGATGTCGATCGCATCATGGGGCAGGAAAAAGAATCGGCATAAAGGACTTTAAGTAATAGAATACAGCATAAGTAAATCACGATTATTTACGTAAAGAAAAGGCATATTTCATGCGTCATTTGAAATCAGGGAGAAAACTGAACCGTACGGCAAGTCACCGGCGGGCAATGCTGTCCAACCTAGCAGTATCGATACTGGATAAGGAGCGGGTTGTTACCACCCTTGCAAAGGCAAAAGAAGTTCGCGGTGTTGTGGAACGCCACATTACCTATGGTAAACGCGGCGGCATGCATTCCCTTCGCCTGGCTGCAAGGACAATAAAAGATAAAAGCCTTCTGAAAAAACTCTTTGAAGATCTTGCGGTTCATTTTAAAGACAGGGAAGGCGGTTATACGCGCATAATAAAGACCACCGAGCGAAAGGGTGATAACGCGCTTATGGCCATTATCGAGTTGGTGGGCAGGACCGGAACAGAGCCTGTAAAGAAGAAGAAAAAGAAAAAACCGACGAAAAAAGCGCCCAAAACACCGGCGGCGGTTGAAAA of Chitinivibrionales bacterium contains these proteins:
- the rplO gene encoding 50S ribosomal protein L15, which codes for MSKKARKPANRVGRGQGSGNGTTCGYGNNGAKARSGRKHKLYYEGGQTPLSRRIPKKGFKHERNVIYQIVNLQAIEKIESSDKEIDTEWLFSNGLVRSKELPVKILGQGEISKSLVVKAHSFSDSAKEKIEKAKGKVEVLTIA
- the secY gene encoding preprotein translocase subunit SecY, encoding MLETFLNIFRVPELRKRIGFTVFMIFIYRVGGHIPTPGINPQVLGDFLANAQNTLFGLYDMFVGGSFSRATIFALGIMPYISASIIMQLLGTVFPYINKLQREGAEGRKKITQFTRYLTLALSFFQAIAISIWLQNITSPITGQTAVLPQLLGIKFTLLTAVSLTTGTIFIMWLGEQITNRGIGNGISLIIFIGIVARLPDAIFGEIQQIQAGTRHPFSALLVLAIVLIMTAFIIMMYQATRRIPIQTPKRVVGNKMYAGQNTVLPLRLLMAGVIPMIFASSLMFFPSVLSYFFPKSELVENFVGLFAPGRPVYSILYALMIIFFTYFYTAIIFNPVDIAENLKRSGGFIPGIRPGKKTAEFLDRVLTRITLPASIFLAFIAIVPFLFMGTLKISFFFGGTSVLIVVGVALDTLQQLESHLQTRNYEGFMKKGRLRGRR
- the rpmJ gene encoding 50S ribosomal protein L36 codes for the protein MKVKASVKKMCKECKIIKRRGVIRVICSKSPKHKQRQG
- the rpsM gene encoding 30S ribosomal protein S13; amino-acid sequence: MARIAGVDVPNNKRSEIALTYIYGIGHISSVKILEKAGIDKNIKIKELSEEQLDHIRRIIDAEFEVEGNLRTQNRMNIKRLMDIGCYRGLRHRRSMPVRGQRTRTNARSRKGPKKTIAGKRKAPGK
- the rpsK gene encoding 30S ribosomal protein S11 — protein: MNKPKKTKKKADSEGVAHVRATFNNTIVNITDTRGNVICWGTPGKAGFKGSRKSTPFAAGIAADSVGKTAYDAGVRRIEVHIRGAGNGREGAIRALASAGLKITAIKDFTAIPHNGCRPPKRRRI
- the rpsD gene encoding 30S ribosomal protein S4 translates to MAVYHGPRCRQCRREGQKLMLKGERCKTEKCAFERRPFPPGMRTKKRRRTSSEYDQQLREKQKIRRMYGVLEKQFRLYFKHAARREGVTGENLLRILEMRLDNVVYRMGFSPSRSSARQLVLHNHFLVNNKKVNIPSCQLKEGDVVLAQEKSKSLDTIHNALRITKDIPEWVSIDKVKLSGTVLREPDRSHMPADVQEQLVVELYSK
- a CDS encoding DNA-directed RNA polymerase subunit alpha, translated to MKWKSLLMPKGIQIENPDKIPNFGRVIVEPLERGWGHTIGNSLRRILLSSLQGAAVASVRIDSVVHEYSTVEGVREDITDIILNIKQLRLKLLSDEDAILRLDVSGEGEVKAGDIEQNPDVQILNPDLHIATINSDAKLKIEMRVSDGRGYVPAEQNKREDDSIGTIPIDAMFSPVVRVNYVIENTRVGQRTDLDKIIMEIWTDGSLSVEDSMGYAAKLLYDHLEIFINFEGELEPLSESPADEKTDRLRQLLKMRVDELELSVRSNNCLKAANIHTLADLVRNQESDMLKYKNFGRKSLIELNQVLSNLGLSFGLDVDRIMGQEKESA